Proteins encoded by one window of Flexibacter flexilis DSM 6793:
- a CDS encoding electron transfer flavoprotein subunit alpha/FixB family protein, with protein sequence MSVLVFVESAEGEVKKSSQEAVAYAAAVAAKLGTSVTALAFGGSEAALADLGKFGATKVLNATDSRLENPNSVAAATAISQAVEAEGATVVIFAKSSLTDGAAPRVAARFKAGFVTNASEVPSTDGGKFTVKRSIYTGKAFANVELKGDKKIVSIKKNAVTVTEGSGSATVAAFAPTFADSDFLVKSKSVEKATGEILLPEAEIVVSGGRGLKGPENWFLVEDLAKVLGAATGCSKPVSDLDWRPHHEHVGQTGIKVSPNLYIAIGISGAIQHVAGINSSKVIVAINKDPEAPIFKAADYGIVGDAFEVIPKLTEAFKAAK encoded by the coding sequence ATGTCTGTATTAGTATTTGTAGAAAGTGCAGAAGGCGAAGTAAAAAAATCATCTCAAGAGGCGGTAGCCTACGCAGCAGCCGTAGCCGCTAAATTGGGTACAAGTGTAACGGCTTTGGCGTTTGGCGGTAGCGAAGCGGCTTTGGCTGACTTGGGCAAATTCGGTGCTACAAAAGTGCTTAACGCTACGGATAGCCGTTTGGAAAATCCCAACAGCGTAGCGGCTGCAACGGCTATCAGCCAAGCAGTAGAAGCAGAAGGCGCAACGGTAGTTATTTTCGCAAAATCATCGCTTACAGATGGTGCAGCTCCTCGCGTAGCGGCTCGCTTCAAAGCTGGTTTCGTAACCAACGCTTCGGAAGTGCCAAGCACAGACGGCGGCAAATTCACCGTAAAACGCAGCATCTACACAGGCAAAGCATTTGCTAACGTAGAGTTGAAAGGCGATAAAAAAATCGTTTCTATCAAGAAAAATGCCGTAACAGTAACAGAAGGTAGCGGCTCGGCCACAGTGGCAGCATTCGCGCCAACTTTCGCTGATTCGGATTTCTTGGTGAAAAGCAAAAGCGTGGAAAAAGCAACAGGCGAAATCCTTTTGCCAGAAGCAGAAATCGTTGTATCAGGCGGTCGCGGCTTGAAAGGCCCTGAAAACTGGTTCTTGGTAGAAGATTTGGCGAAAGTATTGGGTGCGGCTACGGGTTGTTCTAAACCTGTTTCTGACCTTGACTGGAGACCACACCACGAGCACGTAGGCCAAACTGGTATTAAAGTAAGCCCGAACCTTTACATCGCTATCGGTATTTCGGGAGCTATCCAGCACGTGGCAGGTATCAACTCTTCTAAAGTAATTGTAGCTATCAACAAAGACCCTGAAGCTCCAATTTTTAAAGCTGCTGACTACGGTATCGTGGGCGATGCTTTCGAAGTTATACCGAAACTTACGGAGGCTTTTAAAGCTGCAAAATAA
- a CDS encoding electron transfer flavoprotein subunit beta/FixA family protein, with protein sequence MKILVCITNVPDTTTKITFTENNTKLNAAGVQFIVGPYDDYALAKAIEIKEANAGTTVTVLNVGTAETEPTIRKALAIGADDAIRVDAEPTDSFFVAQQIAEVARAEKYDLILMGRESIDFNGGQVHGLVGELLGVPSVSPVMKLDLAGSTATVAREIEGGKEYLELNLPFVAGCQEPIAEWRIPNMRGIMSARTKPLKVVAVSNNEALTSLVSYELPPQKGAVKMVSAENPAELVNLLKTEAKVL encoded by the coding sequence ATGAAAATACTCGTTTGTATTACCAACGTTCCAGACACCACCACAAAAATTACGTTTACTGAGAATAATACAAAATTGAACGCCGCTGGAGTTCAGTTTATCGTAGGCCCTTACGACGATTACGCATTGGCAAAAGCCATCGAAATCAAAGAAGCAAACGCAGGTACAACCGTAACCGTGTTGAACGTGGGTACAGCCGAAACAGAGCCAACTATCCGTAAGGCTTTGGCTATTGGTGCTGACGACGCTATCCGTGTAGATGCAGAACCAACAGATTCTTTCTTCGTAGCGCAACAAATCGCGGAAGTGGCTCGCGCCGAAAAATACGACCTTATCCTGATGGGACGTGAGTCTATCGACTTCAACGGCGGCCAAGTTCATGGTCTTGTTGGTGAGTTGCTTGGCGTTCCGTCGGTATCGCCTGTAATGAAACTTGACCTTGCGGGTAGCACAGCGACAGTGGCACGCGAAATCGAAGGCGGTAAAGAATATTTGGAATTAAACCTTCCTTTCGTGGCGGGTTGCCAAGAGCCTATCGCAGAATGGCGTATTCCAAACATGCGCGGCATCATGTCGGCACGCACGAAACCTTTGAAAGTGGTAGCCGTAAGCAACAACGAAGCCCTTACTTCGCTTGTGAGCTACGAACTTCCTCCACAAAAAGGTGCTGTGAAAATGGTTTCGGCAGAAAATCCAGCCGAATTGGTGAATTTGTTAAAAACTGAAGCGAAAGTGCTTTAA
- a CDS encoding tetratricopeptide repeat protein: MKPNRLEALFALLEETPNDPFLFYGIALEYLKTDENKAISYFEKLLTDFPDYVPTYYHAAQLYSELGRRPQAQQTYEKGLQVSSAQAEHHAYKELRSAYTNFMLEEDDEE; the protein is encoded by the coding sequence ATGAAACCAAATCGCTTAGAAGCACTATTTGCACTTTTAGAAGAAACGCCCAACGACCCATTTTTATTTTATGGCATCGCTTTGGAGTATCTGAAAACCGACGAAAACAAAGCTATTTCGTATTTCGAAAAGCTGCTAACCGACTTCCCCGACTACGTGCCAACGTACTATCATGCAGCCCAACTCTACTCCGAACTTGGCCGCCGCCCACAAGCCCAACAAACCTACGAAAAAGGCTTGCAGGTAAGCAGTGCACAAGCCGAACACCACGCCTATAAGGAGTTGCGCTCGGCTTACACGAATTTTATGTTGGAAGAAGACGACGAAGAATAA
- a CDS encoding tetratricopeptide repeat protein, giving the protein MNRIFYFLLLLMLFSTPSVAQNNTSIEAILQMPDDSSKINELNNFAFKEVTDDAHLAAEHSRYALELSEKLNYPKGKAKALLNLGYANFTLGQYVKALSFYEKAKSIRESIGDKQGVASALNNIGLVYKLQAQYAEALDAFVNSLKIRQQLGDKAGIAASVNNIGNVYETLNDYEHALLYYNQALTACQELGNEEGVAGAYNNIGNVYRSQRNTKEAFNYYQKALQIRSKIKNLRGMAESYNNIGEIYRYRNNLPEALRYHLNSLKIKKELGDQYGIAVSLNRVGDIHASQGNFAIAQLYQEEGLVYAMQMGANEEIKEIYLSLSNLSARKGDYRSAYSYYKNYVSIKDSIFNKEKTERLTQLEAHFNDEQKEARIKLLEKDQAIQNLALKEKEAQINKQRLFNALFVAGFAFIVTMVLILYRSNQQKQRANRVLEEKNVEIQEQRDDLEAKNIEIQHQKELVEYKNKEITDSILYAQRIQQAILPSLPRIRQTLPDLFVFYNPRDIVSGDFYWFTEVQASSQIILAVADCVGHGVPGAFMTVMGNALLNEIVNENRITQPSRILQELDKKVVVALHQQQYSNEFESGSSGMDIVLVNINFALQEITFAGAKQPLYHWHNNELHVVPASKFSIGTMALTEKEFTQQSFVYHKGDMIYMATDGYQDQFGGKNGKKFMTKSFKEMLARIHSQPTELQQAYVQDIFHHWKKDNQQTDDVLVMGVRL; this is encoded by the coding sequence ATGAATCGTATTTTTTATTTTTTATTACTTCTTATGCTTTTCTCAACGCCCAGCGTTGCGCAGAATAATACAAGCATTGAAGCAATACTACAAATGCCCGACGATTCCAGTAAAATTAATGAATTGAATAATTTTGCTTTTAAGGAAGTAACCGATGACGCGCATTTGGCCGCCGAACACAGCCGTTACGCCCTCGAATTGTCCGAAAAACTCAATTACCCAAAAGGCAAAGCCAAAGCCCTACTCAATTTGGGTTATGCTAATTTTACGCTGGGGCAATACGTGAAAGCCCTTTCTTTCTACGAAAAAGCGAAAAGTATCCGCGAAAGCATCGGCGACAAACAAGGTGTAGCCAGTGCGTTGAATAATATAGGTTTGGTGTACAAGCTGCAAGCACAATACGCCGAAGCATTGGACGCTTTCGTTAATTCGCTCAAAATTCGTCAGCAACTCGGCGACAAAGCAGGCATCGCCGCTTCTGTGAATAATATTGGCAATGTTTACGAAACGCTCAACGATTACGAACACGCCCTTTTGTATTACAATCAGGCCTTAACCGCTTGCCAAGAACTCGGCAACGAAGAAGGCGTGGCGGGTGCGTACAACAACATCGGCAACGTGTATCGTAGCCAACGCAATACGAAAGAAGCCTTTAATTATTACCAAAAAGCGTTACAGATTCGTAGCAAAATCAAGAATTTGCGCGGAATGGCCGAGTCGTACAATAACATCGGCGAAATCTATCGCTACCGCAACAATTTGCCCGAAGCGTTGCGGTATCATCTTAACTCACTGAAAATCAAGAAAGAACTTGGCGATCAATACGGCATCGCCGTTTCCCTGAATCGTGTGGGAGACATTCACGCCTCGCAAGGCAATTTTGCGATTGCCCAACTCTACCAAGAAGAAGGCCTCGTGTATGCGATGCAAATGGGTGCTAATGAAGAAATTAAAGAAATTTATTTGAGTCTGTCGAACTTGTCGGCGCGGAAAGGCGATTACCGTTCGGCCTACAGCTATTATAAAAATTACGTTTCGATAAAGGATTCTATTTTTAATAAAGAAAAAACGGAACGCCTCACGCAGCTTGAAGCACACTTCAACGACGAGCAGAAAGAGGCACGTATTAAACTCTTAGAAAAAGACCAAGCCATTCAGAATCTGGCACTTAAAGAAAAAGAAGCCCAAATCAATAAGCAACGTTTGTTTAATGCATTGTTTGTGGCGGGCTTTGCTTTCATCGTAACGATGGTACTCATTTTGTATCGCAGCAACCAGCAAAAGCAGCGTGCCAATCGGGTGTTGGAAGAAAAAAATGTCGAGATTCAGGAGCAAAGAGATGACCTTGAAGCCAAAAACATTGAGATTCAGCATCAAAAAGAATTGGTTGAATACAAAAACAAAGAAATTACGGACAGTATTTTGTACGCGCAACGTATCCAGCAAGCTATTTTGCCATCGCTGCCGCGCATACGCCAAACGCTGCCCGACTTGTTTGTGTTTTATAATCCGCGCGATATCGTAAGCGGCGATTTTTATTGGTTTACGGAAGTACAAGCTTCTTCGCAAATTATTTTGGCCGTAGCCGACTGCGTGGGGCACGGCGTGCCAGGGGCATTTATGACCGTGATGGGCAACGCGCTACTCAACGAAATCGTAAATGAAAACCGCATCACGCAACCCAGCCGCATTTTGCAGGAACTGGACAAAAAAGTAGTGGTGGCCTTGCACCAACAACAATACTCCAACGAGTTTGAGTCGGGTTCGTCGGGCATGGATATAGTGCTGGTAAACATCAATTTTGCTTTGCAAGAAATTACGTTTGCAGGTGCGAAACAGCCGCTTTACCATTGGCACAACAATGAACTACATGTAGTGCCCGCCAGCAAATTTTCGATTGGGACAATGGCCTTAACCGAAAAAGAATTTACGCAACAGTCGTTTGTCTATCACAAAGGCGACATGATATACATGGCCACCGACGGCTACCAAGACCAATTTGGCGGCAAAAACGGCAAAAAATTCATGACCAAGTCGTTCAAAGAAATGTTGGCGCGTATCCACAGCCAACCGACCGAGTTGCAACAGGCTTATGTCCAAGATATTTTTCATCATTGGAAAAAAGACAATCAACAAACCGACGATGTGTTGGTAATGGGCGTGCGCCTGTAA
- a CDS encoding amidophosphoribosyltransferase — protein MSDSIKHECGIALIRLRKPYQYYIDKYGTPLYAINKLYLLMEKQHNRGQDGAGVANIKIGVAPGTPYIDRVRSVDSQPIAAIFNKVAKKVKKAKKHASKEQFRNAHWLKENMPFSGELWLGHLRYGTHGVNSIENCHPMMRVNSWRSRNLVVAGNFNMTNVDELFDKLVELGQHPTEIADTVTVMEKIGHFLDEENQRQFDFYKEEYNNQEITEVIESRLDLQRMLLRSCRDFDGGYAMAGLVGHGAAFVARDPAGIRPAYFYADDEIVVVASEKPAIKTAFGVQYSDIQEIKPAHALIIEKDGSYSQKQFIPELPKNSCSFERIYFSRGSDPDIYRERKQLGLLLCPQILEHIDHDLANTVFSFIPNTAETAFLGMMQGIEDYLCDYRKRSIQDKQLSAEELDTIFSFRPRIEKLVIKDAKLRTFITDDQNREDMVSHVYDTTYEMIEKQKDTVVVIDDSIVRGTTLEKSILTMLNRLEAKRIVIVSSAPQIRYPDCYGIDMSKLREFVAFRAMLALLQDTGQEQKLDEVYEKCITAEAEERSHEQNFVQELYALFTDEQISDKVAKIVTPKNCNAEVKVIFQTVDNLHKACPAHSGDWYFTGNYPTPGGNKVVNRAFINFMQGKTVRAY, from the coding sequence ATGAGCGATAGCATCAAACACGAATGTGGCATAGCCCTTATCAGGCTACGCAAGCCGTACCAATATTATATAGACAAATACGGCACGCCTCTTTATGCCATCAACAAGTTGTATTTGCTAATGGAAAAGCAACATAACCGAGGGCAAGACGGTGCGGGAGTGGCCAACATTAAGATAGGCGTAGCGCCAGGAACTCCTTACATAGATAGAGTGCGATCTGTGGACAGCCAACCCATCGCGGCAATTTTTAATAAAGTTGCCAAAAAGGTGAAAAAAGCCAAAAAGCATGCCAGCAAAGAACAGTTCCGAAATGCCCATTGGCTCAAGGAAAATATGCCTTTTTCGGGGGAACTTTGGCTCGGACACTTACGCTACGGTACGCACGGCGTAAATTCCATAGAAAATTGCCACCCCATGATGCGTGTAAACAGTTGGCGAAGCCGCAACTTAGTAGTAGCTGGCAACTTCAACATGACAAACGTAGATGAGCTTTTTGACAAACTCGTAGAACTGGGACAACACCCCACGGAAATAGCCGACACAGTAACTGTAATGGAAAAAATCGGCCATTTCCTTGACGAAGAAAACCAACGCCAGTTCGATTTTTACAAAGAAGAATATAACAATCAAGAAATTACGGAAGTGATTGAGTCGCGCCTCGACTTGCAACGTATGCTTTTGCGTTCGTGCCGAGACTTCGATGGCGGCTATGCGATGGCTGGTCTTGTGGGACATGGTGCAGCTTTTGTGGCCAGAGATCCCGCAGGCATTCGCCCCGCGTATTTTTATGCCGACGACGAAATCGTAGTCGTTGCCTCCGAAAAACCCGCTATCAAAACTGCCTTTGGGGTGCAGTACAGTGATATTCAGGAAATAAAGCCCGCGCACGCACTCATTATCGAAAAAGACGGTAGTTATAGCCAAAAACAATTTATACCCGAACTCCCCAAAAACTCGTGTAGCTTTGAGCGTATTTATTTCTCGCGCGGCTCAGATCCAGATATTTACCGCGAACGCAAGCAACTTGGTTTGTTGCTTTGCCCTCAAATCTTAGAACACATAGACCACGATTTGGCCAATACGGTTTTCTCGTTTATCCCGAACACTGCCGAAACGGCCTTTTTGGGCATGATGCAAGGCATAGAGGACTATTTGTGCGATTATCGTAAACGTTCGATTCAGGATAAACAACTTTCGGCGGAAGAACTGGATACTATCTTTTCGTTTAGGCCACGTATCGAAAAATTGGTGATTAAAGATGCCAAATTGCGCACGTTTATCACCGACGACCAAAACCGCGAAGATATGGTTTCGCACGTGTACGACACGACCTACGAAATGATTGAAAAACAAAAAGATACGGTGGTTGTGATTGACGATTCGATTGTACGCGGCACGACGTTGGAAAAAAGCATCTTGACCATGCTCAACCGCTTGGAAGCCAAACGCATCGTAATTGTTTCGTCTGCGCCGCAAATCCGCTACCCTGATTGCTACGGAATTGATATGTCCAAATTGCGTGAATTTGTTGCGTTTCGGGCAATGTTAGCCCTTTTGCAAGACACTGGCCAAGAACAAAAACTGGACGAAGTGTATGAAAAATGTATCACAGCCGAAGCCGAAGAACGCAGCCACGAACAGAATTTTGTACAAGAATTATATGCTTTGTTCACAGACGAGCAGATTTCGGACAAAGTGGCAAAAATTGTTACCCCCAAAAATTGCAATGCTGAGGTAAAAGTTATATTCCAAACCGTAGATAATTTGCATAAAGCGTGTCCCGCGCACTCTGGAGACTGGTATTTTACGGGCAATTACCCAACACCTGGCGGTAATAAGGTCGTGAATCGTGCATTTATCAACTTTATGCAAGGCAAAACGGTAAGAGCTTACTAA
- the rsgA gene encoding ribosome small subunit-dependent GTPase A, which produces MTGMVVKSTGSWYIVRDEAGTLHRARLRGKFKLQNKATTNPLAVGDRVQFEAEIGGEDTVAITHIEQRDNYILRKSVHKTAQGHIIAANIGQALLVASLVLPRTSFGFIDRFLVSAESFRIPTYIAFNKVDLLDTDDRAYLDDVMKMYESAGYKCLPTSTVTGENIDTLHEILHHKKTLLSGHSGVGKSSLINQIGNGLDLRTQEISTFANKGVHTTTFAEMFEFEPDSFVIDTPGIKELGIMDIENEELAHFFPEMRAMLGQCRFYNCTHVHEPNCAVSAAVKAGQISLTRYESYLSILSGDDNRK; this is translated from the coding sequence ATGACGGGAATGGTGGTCAAATCTACGGGTTCGTGGTACATCGTCCGCGATGAGGCTGGCACGTTACACCGTGCACGTTTGCGCGGCAAATTCAAGCTCCAAAACAAAGCCACTACCAACCCGCTGGCTGTTGGCGACCGCGTACAGTTTGAGGCCGAAATAGGCGGTGAAGACACCGTAGCCATTACACACATCGAGCAGCGCGACAACTACATTTTGCGCAAATCCGTACACAAAACCGCACAAGGGCATATTATCGCAGCCAACATAGGCCAAGCCCTTTTGGTGGCGTCGTTGGTGTTGCCGCGCACTTCGTTTGGATTTATAGACCGCTTTTTGGTCAGTGCCGAATCGTTCAGAATCCCAACTTATATTGCTTTCAATAAAGTGGATTTGCTGGACACAGACGACCGCGCCTATTTGGACGACGTAATGAAAATGTACGAGTCGGCAGGCTACAAATGTTTGCCAACCTCGACGGTAACGGGCGAAAACATAGACACTTTGCACGAGATTTTACACCACAAAAAAACGTTACTTTCTGGGCATTCGGGCGTAGGAAAATCCAGCCTTATCAATCAGATTGGAAATGGATTGGATTTGCGCACACAAGAAATTTCGACGTTTGCCAACAAAGGCGTACACACCACAACTTTTGCGGAAATGTTTGAATTTGAGCCTGATAGCTTTGTGATAGACACGCCAGGCATTAAGGAACTGGGCATTATGGACATCGAAAATGAAGAATTAGCGCATTTTTTCCCAGAAATGAGAGCCATGTTAGGGCAATGCCGTTTTTATAACTGCACGCACGTACACGAACCCAATTGCGCGGTATCGGCGGCGGTAAAAGCGGGCCAAATTTCACTGACACGTTACGAAAGTTATTTAAGCATTCTCTCTGGCGACGACAACCGAAAATAA
- a CDS encoding Rpn family recombination-promoting nuclease/putative transposase, with protein MTTQEKYINPFTDFGFKKLFGSEPNKNLLVSFLNEILKLDIVELTYKKTEHLGASDLDRKVIFDLYCENEQGEKFIVELQKARQSFFKDRSIFYATFPIQEQAEKGDWNYELKAVYTVAILDFCFEDQFKDDLKVEVQLKDKAQNRVFYEKLTFLYLQMPNFQKSENELETLEDKWLYLLKNLHKLQNRPVRLQERVFAQAFDTAELAKLDATERTAYEDSLKYYRDVKNSLDTAKEEGREEGREEGIEIGKELGIEIATIKGIQKALAQDKFSLEDIATIFDVSVEFILKIKNGEV; from the coding sequence ATGACCACGCAAGAAAAATATATCAACCCTTTCACGGACTTTGGTTTTAAGAAATTGTTTGGCTCTGAACCGAACAAAAACTTGTTAGTGAGCTTTTTAAATGAAATATTGAAACTCGATATTGTGGAGCTTACTTACAAGAAAACCGAGCATTTGGGTGCGTCGGATTTGGACAGAAAAGTTATTTTTGACTTATACTGTGAAAATGAGCAAGGCGAAAAATTCATCGTGGAGCTACAAAAAGCGCGGCAAAGTTTCTTTAAAGACCGTTCGATTTTTTATGCCACATTTCCGATACAAGAGCAAGCGGAAAAAGGTGATTGGAACTACGAACTGAAGGCGGTTTATACCGTCGCGATTCTTGATTTTTGCTTTGAAGACCAATTCAAAGACGATTTGAAAGTAGAAGTTCAACTCAAAGACAAGGCGCAAAACCGTGTTTTTTACGAAAAACTCACGTTTTTGTATTTGCAAATGCCCAACTTCCAAAAGTCAGAAAATGAACTGGAAACGCTGGAAGACAAGTGGTTATATTTGTTAAAAAATTTGCATAAGCTACAAAATCGTCCTGTGCGATTGCAAGAACGCGTTTTTGCGCAAGCCTTCGACACGGCAGAATTAGCGAAATTGGACGCAACCGAGCGCACGGCCTACGAGGACAGTTTAAAATATTACCGCGATGTCAAAAACTCACTGGATACCGCTAAAGAAGAAGGGCGTGAGGAAGGCCGAGAAGAAGGGATTGAAATTGGCAAAGAGCTTGGGATTGAAATTGCGACTATTAAAGGAATTCAAAAGGCTTTAGCACAAGATAAATTTAGTTTGGAAGATATAGCCACGATTTTTGATGTGTCTGTTGAGTTTATCCTAAAAATAAAAAATGGAGAGGTTTAG
- the hemL gene encoding glutamate-1-semialdehyde 2,1-aminomutase — protein MQHTISHELFSKAQQVIPGGVNSPVRAFKAVGGNPVFIKSAKGAYLHDEDGNQYIEFINSWGPMLLGHANPVIEEAVREAISSSLSFGAPTRREVEMAELIIDMVPSVEKVRMVNSGTEATMSAIRVARGYTGREKIIKFEGCYHGHGDSFLIAAGSGAVTLGVPDSPGVTKGVANDTLTAPYNDLAAVQMLVAANPNQIAAIIIEPVAGNMGLVLPKEGFLEGLRELCTREGIVLIFDEVMTGFRLARGGAQERLGVMPDMTTLGKIIGGGMPVGAYGGKREIMDCVAPAGPVYQAGTLSGNPVAMAAGLAMLRYLNTHPEVYTLLEQTSQTIVNDIRANCKALDLNLTINHIGSMFTVFFTDKPVVDFTTAKQSDLAAFGRYFQAMLHEGVYLAPSQFESLFVSTALAEPTLLQQVAQANKKALAAAFGK, from the coding sequence ATGCAACACACCATCAGTCACGAGTTATTTAGCAAAGCGCAACAAGTGATTCCAGGGGGCGTAAATTCTCCTGTTCGTGCTTTCAAAGCCGTAGGCGGCAATCCTGTTTTTATCAAATCGGCCAAAGGCGCGTACTTACACGACGAGGACGGCAACCAATACATTGAGTTTATCAACTCTTGGGGGCCAATGCTTTTAGGGCACGCCAATCCTGTGATTGAAGAGGCCGTGCGCGAAGCCATTTCTTCTTCTTTGTCGTTTGGCGCACCAACGCGCCGCGAGGTCGAAATGGCCGAATTGATTATTGATATGGTGCCTTCGGTGGAAAAAGTTCGCATGGTAAACTCTGGCACTGAGGCGACTATGTCCGCGATTCGGGTGGCGCGTGGCTACACAGGCCGCGAAAAAATCATTAAATTTGAAGGTTGCTATCACGGACACGGCGATTCTTTCCTGATTGCGGCGGGTAGTGGCGCGGTTACACTTGGCGTGCCCGACAGTCCAGGGGTTACTAAAGGCGTAGCCAACGACACGCTTACAGCTCCTTACAACGACCTTGCCGCCGTGCAAATGCTTGTAGCGGCCAACCCGAACCAAATCGCAGCAATTATTATTGAGCCTGTGGCGGGGAATATGGGTTTGGTGTTGCCAAAAGAAGGATTTTTGGAAGGTTTGCGCGAGTTGTGCACACGCGAAGGCATTGTTTTGATTTTTGATGAAGTAATGACAGGCTTCCGATTGGCACGCGGCGGCGCACAAGAACGCTTAGGCGTAATGCCCGACATGACGACTTTGGGTAAAATCATCGGCGGCGGAATGCCCGTAGGTGCTTACGGCGGCAAACGCGAAATTATGGATTGTGTAGCTCCCGCAGGGCCTGTATATCAGGCGGGTACGCTTTCGGGCAACCCCGTAGCTATGGCCGCAGGTTTGGCTATGTTGCGCTACCTGAACACACACCCAGAAGTTTATACCTTGCTCGAACAAACCTCGCAAACCATCGTGAACGACATTCGCGCCAACTGCAAAGCCTTAGATTTGAACCTGACAATCAATCATATCGGGTCAATGTTTACGGTTTTCTTTACGGATAAACCTGTGGTAGATTTCACCACCGCCAAACAATCCGACTTGGCCGCATTCGGGCGATATTTCCAAGCCATGTTGCACGAAGGCGTGTATTTGGCCCCGTCGCAGTTTGAAAGTTTGTTTGTCTCGACGGCATTGGCCGAGCCTACGCTTTTGCAACAAGTGGCACAAGCCAACAAAAAAGCATTGGCCGCAGCTTTTGGCAAATAA
- a CDS encoding HYC_CC_PP family protein encodes MKQYFAIILTAFYLVFGANMGVSLHSCGGNVAVSVLGQKSACSCPMKKEGNPKKGCCQQYEIKNLTTDQHVQAQVDVPFEVAALVEWWQPIQLQQWALLPVLAVRPSAFFAVSGQDYPPPKNPIWLSLNVLRI; translated from the coding sequence ATGAAACAGTATTTCGCTATCATATTGACCGCTTTTTACCTCGTGTTTGGTGCAAACATGGGCGTTTCGCTGCATAGCTGCGGCGGCAATGTGGCTGTTTCCGTATTGGGGCAAAAGTCGGCTTGCTCGTGCCCCATGAAAAAAGAAGGCAACCCCAAAAAGGGCTGTTGCCAGCAATACGAAATCAAGAACCTGACCACCGACCAACACGTACAGGCGCAAGTAGATGTGCCGTTTGAGGTGGCTGCGCTGGTGGAATGGTGGCAACCCATACAGTTACAGCAATGGGCGTTGTTGCCAGTGTTGGCCGTTCGTCCAAGCGCATTTTTTGCTGTTTCGGGGCAAGATTATCCTCCTCCCAAAAATCCCATTTGGCTTTCGCTCAATGTGCTAAGAATTTGA